The following nucleotide sequence is from Bactrocera oleae isolate idBacOlea1 chromosome 2, idBacOlea1, whole genome shotgun sequence.
tatgagtaatgtgGTATGAAGATTTGAAATAATGCATTTATGTTGGTTTTCTAAAAAGCACGTAACTCAAATTTAGTGGCTTTGaactaattacaaaaaaaaaaattttatgtaaaaaagtaagaactaaaattaaaatgttcaatTCTACATTTATAGGGCACAACTTAATTGCTTCGATTGTTGcgtgattaatgaaaacataaaataatgtttaaatgaattttttgttaagataattttattatgtaacatatttacataaatccaGCATTAAATTCGATTTGAAAAAGCCACATTGTGTGTACCATGAAATGGAAAGCTGAGAACAATTGTAGAGTAGTAgattaagtttttatatttggaTATCTCGATGCTATTACGGTTTTTAACATACCAAAATATTAGGGCTAGGTTAAATAGAGCAATAACAGTAATATTGTAGATCTAAGTATAATCCTTCCATCCTAGTGATAATATCATTCGATAAAACTTTACAGGGgctcataaaaaatatacatattctgATGATGTGGACcattaatatttaagttttaagaGCCAAATTACGGGAATAAGTTGCTCTTTGACATTgacttttgtttgtatttttgcaaGAATCGCATATAGAACCTCGAATTTTCATTAATACCTACAGTAATAAATTGAATCTACGAGAAAGAGATGTTGTACACCTCTACTAACACTCAAATACTAAACAAAATGATTTTCAAGCTCAAATCTCTTTCAACTATCTCTGTTAGCATATATGGATCGTAATAATAacctctttaaaaatattttacttgaaataattgattttatggTGAATTCCATGGTTCATGTGAAGCGATAAGCGATAGCACTGCTTGTTTGATTGAATTTTTCCATTCAAGTGGAAATAAAACCACAATGGGAAGACTGATATTGatattatcatattttttgCTGCATTGAGAAGTACATACTTAAATCGACAGCGCATATGTAGGTGTAGGAAGTAGAGTAAATGCGAATTATTCGAAAATTGACACGAGAAAATCTATAAATTATTCGGGTAATATATACTTCCAAGCACTTTTTGACGGAAGCGCctgcaaatttgtcaaatccTGTATTTACACAATAACTCAATAAATGgaagaaaaaaattgtctaaccatcaaattaatttaatgatcGTTAATATTTCTGCGTTAGaacttatgatttttatttcaattacccAATGACCTCTTGAAAATAAGCACTCATTGCTATTGTAAATGTTATCGCAGTAAAAGTTTTCCACTTGAGTGACAAGGCTGCGAACAACCTGACACCGTGAGCTCTGTGGCCTGGCATTATAGAAGTTATAGATTAATAATCAGCAATTTCAAATGCATCTGACCATGTCAATCACTTGAATGTTAAGGAAGCTGTATAAacgtcaaataaaatttatgcacAAATAAAGACTAGCAACAATGAATGGTGGAAATGCCAATGGAAATGGCTCAACTtttcacatttacatacatttgatCGAATTGTGATGGATATAGCAGGCAAGTATAGAATTTCCCACGACCACGTGAAGGGCACACTTCAAGAACGTAGTTATAGTTGGCCATTATACTTGAGTTTGCGGTTACGTACGACTTTTCTTTTGttcttttaatgtatttctgTTTTATGGGACTTGCTGCATTGttggaatatttataaatgcttataaataaaaaggaaTTACCAATCATGTAGATCCCATAATGAATGATAGGGTGTATGACGGAATGTGGACACGATGGGCACGGCGACTTCATACTCCACATGTATATCATTGGTGGGCGTTGGGCGTTCGAGCGACGGATTCGAATTGCAAACGGAACGTTTCCGTAGAAAAGTATGATGTAGAGGCGCGCTTGGGGGCGGCGCTGCGGCTGGTGGTGGTGTTATTGTTAGACCACCTTCACCGATGTTGCCATTATATTGCGTTGCATTTGCATTGGTTATGGCGGAGGCAATGGTTCCCTCGCCAAGCGGCTGCTCCAATGCCATGCCCAGCCAATTATGAGCGTTCATATTAAACATACtgtgtatttagaaaattttattaaaaaaattttttttttttactttttttactttttcttagtGACttgtactttaaaaataaattaattgttgaTTTTCTTTAGGAAATAACTTCCATCATTTTGCACTACAAACGTTGTGACATTCTGTTGTGGTGCGTAACGGTTGTTAACGTTGGTACGCGCGAGCTCTACAACAAATACTTGACCATTTGCCGCGAATGCTAAACACTAACTGACCAACTGTGCGCCCGAGGCAGCGGTCATTGGCGGCGTCGCGCCAACAATGGTCATTTGCACAATAGAAATGCCGGAGTAACGGTTGTGGAGGAGATGGCGTTGCGTCGCACCGTGTTGGGCCACAACAAAAAAGCCGCTGCCATTAACTGCACAAGCAGtcgaaaaaaaagtataaatacaaatatacacacaacaaACATACATGTTCGAGTATGTATGGTGTTAGTGCACTTGCTTTGAAGGATCTCCATTAATATTCTACATACAAAATTACCACCCTTTAAGTACTTGCATGCGTTTACATTTAGTGGCAGCACTGGCATGTTAGTATGCTTATACACACATGcgcaaaaatacatacacatggaTACATTGAAGCCGTTGACCACttgtttattgcttttattgcgTTTACTcgtacaacaacacacacacacacagctggTTATGCCAAAACAACTCGtttgtttctttaatttgtATTGAGGTTAAAGGAAGTGACATTTGTGctgcttttgttttgttgttgtttctatttCAATCTGTGTTATGTTTTACTATGCTTGAGTATCTGCAAAATGCTTTTTTTGCTGTTGCGTTATTGTATGCTTCTATAAAATCGGAAGTACTAATATTCCTTGAGCCAATGCCAGTCGTTTAGATTCGTTTTGACTAAAAGTTTCGACTTTTGTTGTGGCTAATTATTGTTGTGGATTATAGATCGatagttgttgtatttgttgtcgTACGCATGGCTGCAATACTAATGAATTTTTCTACCATATTCTTGCAATATCAaaaaatcatttatgtatactttATGGAATTACAGTAAAAACAccttaatttgaattaaatgcgaaatattaattttaaaatatataccaatCTAACTTTTTCTTAAAACGAAAAATGTGTATTTCTAATTTTCGACATTCCATATTCACACGGAGAGAGTTAAAGCTGTAAGCCTTCGCTTTATAGGGTAAAATAATCTCAATTAATATCGCACACTTCAGTGTGGTTTCGTGcgcattttattaaaattaaaagggaATATCCGATTCTctcaaaaaattcataaaacttTCAGAACCTTCCTAAAAATTATACGTGCATCCATTTGTAAAACAATATCCAGATACCAACCGAAATATGAGTGGAGCAGATCGGTCTTTAAATGCCATCCTGTCAGAAATTCTGGTATTTAGGCACTACTCCAATAGTATCTTTAATTGCAGACCTGTCCCCGATCTTGTTTTGCAAAATGCAATCAGGAGAGTTTCTGATTCATCATGAAGTGCAGGAATTAACCTAATTTTTTTTGCTCTCTTAGATGCCCTATTAACGCCATCGCGAATGTTATTGGTCTCTATCAAGCTAGCGAAATTTAGTCTACATATATTCTTCCATAAGCTATATATTTGACTCTTTCATCTCCGTTGGCTGAGTGGTCGAACTGTTTGAGCGACGCGCATTTTGATATTAACTGACAAATGGAGAGTCTCTCAAGATTTAGTTCGGCTCAGATTGGTGTAGGAAAACACTTTGCCATAAGTGATCATTTTGCCTCAGCCGGGATTTTGCATCAATATCGTCGTGGCTTACCATCAATAtcgtaaaaattttacttttgctttgttttggttttcaaaTACTTAACGCTCCAACCTCGCATTTTTTTAACTATACCGTTAATTGCGCTTTCGCACGTAACAATTTAATAGGAATAACATGAAAATGCGAACGTCCGACTAGCCAAAGTGACGTCTTTCATGAAGTTAATATTTTCCACAAACATTTGTTGGTGACTAGCAAATTCTTTGCTCTTCTAAACTCAATTtaaatatacctatgtacatatttgtgtatgtgccAGGAATGTTCGAAAACTATGTGAGAATTCGTTCATAACTACCGACTAAAGTGCGCTAAACTTTATGGCACTACGGCAACAAGAGTATGCGACTAAACTAAATGTGAAAAGTAGCGAACTctatatttctaataaatagCATAGGTCTATGCacgtgtgtgggtgtgtggaTTTGGTTGGTTTGTGTGATTTGCGattttcatcaaaaatatttcaggtTAAATGTGTGCTTATTTGCGGTCAATTGCAGCAATTGGGGTAGAAATCCATAAATTTAcatgtatattgtataaatataatatataccagtTACGGTTTAAAACTCTACTAGCATACGTTTGCTTGTCGAGTTTCTAATTGATTTAGATGAGCCTTAGCGGCTTATGAACCTTTATACATAGAAGTTTCAGAGTTTCGAATTTCACTCTGAGGTTAGagcaatttttgaataaatgatCCTTTAGCAGTCATTTCGAGATTTTTAACATGTAGAAAATGATAAGCGGCACCTAAACCGGTAGTTCGACCTTATTTGGATTTATTTTACAAGCGACACATTTCTTTCAGAATCAACCTTTTAGCCTTGCTATTCAAAGCAAAAGCCACAATAAGTTTCCTTCTATTTGTGGTCATAATAAACTGGGTCTTTACTCGTATACCCAAGTTTACTACAagtaatatatcaaaattttattaaaatcaagataaacttTCGCCCCGTTACATTTATCTCGTTCCAAGTATTAAAGATCAAAAGATAAAGAGATCGAGTGAGTCCGACCAAAATTCTCTATGAcgaaatacaaacacacaaaatcCTAACTATCACTGATCGGAAATTAAGAAAACTATAGAAGGGAAATATTGATTCGATAGGTTAACATTTGGGCTTTCAGTAGAGTTCTGAAGTAACATTTTTGTAAcggaaaataaaaaacgaatacTTGAACCCccgatatattattattattatagctaAATTAGACCTTTTTCAACGCTTTGTaactaattttcattttcattcatttcatatACGTTTTAAAGGACGCTCACGCCTTTAGAGTTCTTCAAGtacatttttctctttttctgtCATAAGTCTAagtaaaaaataagatttcgaCTTTTTGCTCTAGTTTGAAGGTCcttaaaagcaaatataacTATTGCGTAACATACTTGTTGATGTCAGAGGTATGAAAGTTAAATACTAGTGCTCATTTCggaaacttttgaaaaatattaataaatgaaactGAACACTCCTTTGCTTGCTTGTAGGCTTACATACAAactatatttgtgtatataaacaACTCAAGCGTCATTCGCTCAGGGATTTCATAATGGCATACTATAACAATAATTGCTTGCACTGGGGGCTCTGCAGCCGGCAAGAGGACATCAAGCTGTTATGTATGGCCTTCGGTATGTTGATAGAAGGAAAAAAATGTTGATGATGCCGAGATGTTGAATGTGTCGGagaaaaaatcaatttcttgcAACGCATACAGATGCGcagatatgcacatacatacatatatacataaatatttaaatatctctacatacatttgtatgtattgtatatgtgtatatgtagatGTATGGATATGTCTTTTATTAGAAAGTCGATATTATAGTCACTTATCACTTTTCCAATTATTGGCACTCACCCAGGCAGCAACGGCAGATAGGATGTGGTGGAATCTAAGGTGCGAATGGCAGTATTGCCGCGCAGCACCAGCTTTTCGCGTGTGATGCGTCGATATGTTTCCTCACCACGCTGCTTCGAAGACATTTTCGCTTAGTATTTCTTAGTATATGTTTTTtgaaacaattatatttctttcaTGTTATATGCAATCCTCTAAAAAATTCTATTTACAGCAtattttcggttacattcgTTAGTCGGAAATATCATGCACTTTTTCatagttattatattattatattattatgcaCACacatcaaatttaaattaaaagatagatttttaatctaattttatttaaattttttgcattctTTGTTCGGAGCTGCGCTTACATATGTCCTATGACCCTCGATTCTGCAGCAATACTGGTGTAGTTTTGAATTTTCACCACAAGTCAAACAGCGAAATGGccaatatacttacatatgcacttatgtacatacataactatCTGTCTCTACATTTGGGCTGTTAGCCAAACAGTCAGCGCTGTTGGGTACGCTTCGTTGGCGGATGCTGCACGACGAAGGCGAATTGGTTGCCGGCAGCGCGAAGAAAAACAATATATACTATCTACTTATGCAAAAGCTATGTAATCAAatgccgcaacaacaacaataaacacttTTTGTATTGCTTATGCGCAGGCTTTGTCTGGACTTAAGGATAATTTACACTGAGTTTTTGTATAGCGAGTTTAAAACAGctgtttataataaataatagaaataataataaaattttccttttttgttgatttaacaattatgtaaatatatattgtataaatatgtaggaaaaattatatatacgatatatttatttttcgttttgcaCTTTGAGCTGTTGCACTGCAGCACGTGCCGATGGCGACTAATGCAGTCTAACGCGCTTCAAGGATTTTTTACTGACCAAACAATGAAAAATCCAtttctctatatatatgtatgcatatatgcatataaagacTAGTACTAgttctagtatatatatattatactgcTTTAATTGTTTGGGGTTGCAAAATATCCGAAAGTTTGTCAGTctgtttattgttttgttttccttttgcCTGACCACTGCTCACTGGTCAGTTAACGGTATAGTGTGACAGCAGCAATGTAGGGGAGTAGAGCGTTGGAGCAAAATTGGTGGTCTCATTCATCAGACTGGCGCATTATGTCACTTTGAAAGTGTTGTTGCATGTTTTGATAAAGTtctgtacaacaacaaagcgttAAGCAATGCATACAGTGTGTAGCGTAACTTTTCTTCCAATGTACGGTACATAGGAAGGTGATTTTTATTGACCAAAAtttcagtatatttttcaaCTCATTTGATTTCAAATACTAATCCAATATGATTCCAGGTTTGAGTTGAAAATTTGATATGGGTTTTAGTCTCTGATCAGGTAGATATATTTGAGATTAGAAAATCTTTCGCCAGGATTGTGGTTATACTGtcaatacccaagaaatactgTGATGCCCGACAGATTGAGCATTTTATCGTGCTTAAAGGCTATATCCACAAATGCATTCATCGGTCGTCTATACCTACATAGTATTAGAATGTTATATTAAATAACCCTCCTTAGTcccataaaaattttgtttcggtTGATCGTAAGAACAGAAAAAAACACGCCTTTCGTAACGATCCTTTGGAGttgtccaaatatatatatttttttgttctagTACGGTAAAACATTTTATGAGGATAGAGACAGcgaattttttgtttggttttggtggaaataaatttcaatagatATATAAAGGGCTCTTTGTTTTCTGTCTGAAGCGGATCCAGTAGTGGACTTGCTAAATGTTTCCTGCTTTAGTTAGTTCTGTTTACCGCAgcgaacaaataaattaaaaaacaaatagtattgattgtttaattatttatgtcTTGGCATTGAACTCAATTGCCACACTAAATAAATGTGACAGAAACGAGTCATTGAATACTTACTAacgattatatatacattaagcaggcacattttattttcgttcAGCAGCTAAGGTAAATATTACATGAGTAATACCCAACGAACAAATCTGCCTGTacgtgcaaatttatttttcaatatacacAATACTGGTAGAATGGAGTtgagaaaatttttgtaaatgcaaCAGTTTTGATAGAGGAAGTAGTATGTTGAAACCTGGTTGGTGATAGTATAACCTCTTGTGGTTATATTATTCTAAGCACATTTCTATGTCTTCCTTGTACTGAAATAGGGCGCAGATACAATTAAGCTACTGCATGGGCCAGTGGCTAAACTTACTAAGGCATGTCGTTCGAATTTATGCAGTTGCAGAGTAGAGAAGTTCATGTATCCTTGATCGGAGTAATAATTAGCCATATAGTTTCCTGAAGGTGTTAGTATAGATTACCCGCgcttttatcaaaatttatagcaaaaaataaCACAAGTGAAATGCTTTTAACCCACACAAAACATAATAGCTTTATTAACTTAATTTGTTTtccaatattattttaaatgacaTTTATTGAACAGCACAACAATTTACACGAATTTACAAATCAATtaagatattttcatatatattacataactCTTCATTTATAACCATTTTGTTACCCATTCTtggttaaaattattaatttatattttttatattacttttgcATTATCAAATGCATCTGTTCCAAAATGAACAACTAGATCTCAGAACACAAATAAGTACATAGAtataggcatacatacatacatacatacgtatgtaagtaGAAgcatattttgtacaaaaaaatagtTGTTGGCCCTTGATGGGAACTTATGGATGATGTTAGGCAGTTCGGTGTTTTTTATATGTAGAAAACACATTcgtatattttaataaggaaCATTAAACTctaaagataaataaatattttgagtatTTTTATTACGCAATGAATTTTATGATGATATTgccagttaaaaatatatattttattttcacttcatTTGCCTTTGGTCACAGAtatgaaaatatagtttttcaaATACTCGGATGCCATTGCTGTGaagaaaatcgaaatttttgtaCATTGTATTTAgctacttttaaaattttattcaaatgtttttgttttttttttacaaaattgtgcaAACTACAGCTGATATGTCAAGTAAGacataaaattacttttaatttgtaattggCAAATTTGATATAACACATTAGTAGTTAAGTTTGACTTCACGCTATTCCATGTgcgtataaattaaattttggttgaattcattttttattctatttattgCAGTATTCATTCTATCCGGCTGATTTATGCAGACAATCAAGGATTGAACAAATAAATTGTagcttttctaaatttttgacCCAGTAAGATTAACAAACAGTATCATATGCTATAAAATATGCGTATGGCTAGTTGTACATTGGGATAAATGTCTCGAATAGACTGACAAAAATAGACTCAAAATGTATGGAATGGCGCACAATTTGTTTGTAGTAAcatcttttttgttattgttttctatcaaaaatgttttaatgaaaACACTTGAACATAAATCCTGTAGATTGTAATTTGGAAAAGTATTCAATATAGaaagtatataagtacataaattaGCAAGCAGTCAAGAGATAATTGTGAGACtgcaaaaatttcactttaatcCAAGATTGAAAACTTTAATGAGCATAAACAACATAATTGCCTTAATCAGACATAAATTGACCGTCTGCCTAAGATTTGATTTGAtcaaacgttttcaaagtgcgTCAATCCTTTGTTTTAGTTTTGACCTATTGGGACTTCTTTACAGCGCTGCGCATACGCCATGCTTGAATGCATTTATAGGCGAAATACAGCGTAAAACCGTGTAACTGAATAGCGACAGCCGAGAAGCCATACCACAACACCGCGTAAGGCATACCCTAGAATTTTAAAATGGTTAGTTTGAGAAAAAATCTTTGTATAAGAAATGTTCATTACTTACGCGCCATATAAAAATATCCGTTTCTTTTATATCAGTTCCCGCATCTAAATTAATGTACTCCCAAAAATCTCTAAAGTAGTAAACAAAGCAGTAGCAAACGGGTATAACGCCAGTTAACGTAAGGGCtatcatatatttttgcatttcgcGAACACTATTGTTAAGTATTGCCGAAAGAGCAAACCACATTGTAAATACCGATGTCATCCAAACGTATTCCCACAACAGTGGTTTTGGCACTTCAAGTTCCTCCACCTCCAGCCAAAAGACATCAATTCGATCCAAAAAATCCGGAGACAACTTGGTCATCATAAAAGTAGAAAGTACGATATGATagcaaatgcaaaattttactcTCTTTTTGCTCTGCAAACTATAGAAaagataaatgaaaattaaatatagtaattatgccttttatatgtatactttttttttaagttgagtttcccaaataaaaaaaattaataaaatcttaTCAATTGTATATGCATTAGTTATTGTTTTTACTGCGAAACAACAAATAAGTTGGCACCCGTACATACATCAATGCACACACATTCGCCGCTACATTTCGTTGCGCCGAAAGCCCACGTCACCGTGTCACCGAAGACGCTATCGACAGTTCCCAACTCACGCTTGTCCATAATAACGAAATGTAAACATAATCTGGCAATTGGCCAATGAAAGAGCACAGTAATCACAGACAATAGGAGCAGCGCCCTGTAAAAGAATTTGCCTGCAAACACTTTCCCCATACAAATGCGGCCTTCGTCTAGCCCCTCGAAATATCGTCAACATGATCGAATAAGCAAACACTTGTATGTCtctacatattattaaattatgcaAACTATTCGCTAGCCTGAACTACTAATGACATATTGAAAAGTTACTTCATAAGCTTCTAATATGTGATAACCAAATTTAATAGAAGGCACTATATTAACCTCATACGGTGTGGTGCAGCCACACGTTGCCTGTATTCGTAGTCAGCCCCATCGGTGCCAGCCACCATTGGTCCACCACGAGATGCCATGTTCAAATTATGTTCGAACTATTGATGTTGAGGTATCACCGACTTTCTTTGGAAGTTTCAGCTAAGTTGTCGTTCTGTATCTTTCCTCAGGCTGCTTTCGTGTGTTACAATAACATTTCACTTTACAATGTAGAAATTTAAAGATTCGTTCGTTTGTTTAAAACATTATAATCGGTGGTATTTTATGCAAAGTATACAGTTTGAGTTAATATACTTTGCTTAACGTTAAAAGAAAAGAATATCACCGT
It contains:
- the jagn gene encoding protein jagunal, which gives rise to MASRGGPMVAGTDGADYEYRQRVAAPHRMSLQSKKRVKFCICYHIVLSTFMMTKLSPDFLDRIDVFWLEVEELEVPKPLLWEYVWMTSVFTMWFALSAILNNSVREMQKYMIALTLTGVIPVCYCFVYYFRDFWEYINLDAGTDIKETDIFIWRGMPYAVLWYGFSAVAIQLHGFTLYFAYKCIQAWRMRSAVKKSQ